Proteins co-encoded in one Arachis hypogaea cultivar Tifrunner chromosome 13, arahy.Tifrunner.gnm2.J5K5, whole genome shotgun sequence genomic window:
- the LOC112733034 gene encoding protein DOG1-like 4, which yields MSELPCPSYDMYHSQPSEYGTSESGSGTDSFHKFFEGWVVEQNQHLKELVASATTELTDEKLQALIDGVVKHYEYYYEAKSKWAKHDVLAMLSPTWRSSLEDAFLWIGGWRPSMAFHLLYSKAGLQFEAKLDELLQGLRTSDLGDLSATQLAQIDEIQKRTIAEEREITDMMATHQETVADASMVELSHAVSEMLRANETDKGGKKEVEERVDSALMPKEEGLEEILQRADGLRLRTLQGIVNILRPKQCIHFLIAAAELHLRLHEWGKKRDTSRRLNEGTSSDEGTTHDLSTSR from the coding sequence ATGTCAGAGCTTCCATGTCCAAGCTATGACATGTACCATTCACAACCCTCTGAATATGGCACCTCAGAGAGTGGAAGTGGAACTGACAGCTTTCACAAGTTCTTTGAGGGATGGGTGGTTGAGCAAAACCAACACCTGAAGGAGCTGGTGGCATCTGCAACAACAGAGCTCACAGATGAGAAGCTTCAGGCTCTGATTGATGGAGTTGTCAAGCATTATGAGTACTATTACGAGGCCAAGTCAAAGTGGGCAAAGCATGATGTTCTGGCCATGCTGTCTCCAACATGGAGAAGCTCCTTGGAAGATGCTTTTCTTTGGATTGGTGGTTGGAGACCAAGCATGGCTTTTCACCTTCTATATTCCAAGGCTGGGTTGCAATTTGAGGCCAAGTTGGATGAACTCCTTCAGGGTCTAAGAACATCTGATTTGGGTGATCTATCAGCAACTCAACTAGCTCAAATTGATGAGATTCAGAAGAGGACAATCGCAGAGGAGAGGGAAATCACAGATATGATGGCAACACATCAAGAAACAGTGGCAGATGCATCAATGGTGGAACTTTCTCATGCTGTTTCTGAGATGTTAAGGGCCAATGAAACTGACAAGGGTGGAAAGAAAGAGGTAGAGGAGAGGGTTGATTCAGCTCTGATGCCAAAGGAGGAAGGATTGGAGGAGATTTTGCAAAGAGCTGATGGTTTAAGGCTTAGAACACTTCAAGGTATTGTCAATATTCTGAGGCCAAAACAGTGCATTCACTTCTTGATTGCAGCTGCAGAACTACACCTCAGGCTGCATGAGTGGGGCAAGAAGAGGGATACAAGCAGAAGGCTCAATGAAGGCACTTCTAGTGATGAGGGTACAACCCATGATTTGTCAACTTCAAGATAA
- the LOC112733038 gene encoding uncharacterized protein: protein MGKENGSATPKEEGSDDGYSSLETVELESQSRPSLEKDTGLPSCRVCQCAESDKRGDAALEFLGITPVIKACKWNGEDGEVRSEGQGIQKNMSFNKNVGSKSGMVEFVGPNGEVFMCRSDVEIGLSHQDALIELGCCCKNDLALVHYACALKWFINHGSTICEICGHIANNIRISDFNKVVGSLKEYEALRERTVSGDPGPHVHANNNTGVDPDAVAAIRRQRLSEIALWFCPHNTSSINNNSNADTVSQVASEQPSNFVTEDAGPAQSPATKWAVEGTGILLATGLLTITLAWLIAPRVGKKTAKSGLHILLGGVCALTVVVFFRFFVLTRIKYGPARYWAILFVFWFLVFAIWASRTHGAHTT from the exons ATGGGCAAAGAAAATGGGTCAGCAACGCCAAAGGAAGAAGGCAGTGATGACGGTTACTCAAGTCTTGAGACTGTTGAATTAGAATCTCAGTCACGACCTAGCCTAGAGAAGGACACAGGTTTGCCAAGTTGTCGCGTGTGCCAATGTGCCGAATCTGATAAAAGGGGAGATGCTGCCCTAGAATTTTTGGGCATCACTCCGGTGATCAAAGCTTGTAAATGGAATGGGGAAGATGGGGAGGTAAGGTCAGAAGGCCAGGGAATTCAGAAAAATATGTCTTTTAACAAAAATGTTGGAAGCAAATCTGGGATGGTGGAATTTGTAGGCCCTAATGGGGAGGTTTTCATGTGTAGAAGTGATGTGGAGATTGGTTTGTCTCACCAAGATGCATTGATTGAACTTGGTTGCTGTTGTAAGAATGACCTTGCTTTAGTACACTATGCTTGTGCACTCAAGTGGTTTATTAATCATGGATCAACAATTTGTGAAATATGTGGACACATAGCCAATAATATCAGAATCTCTGACTTTAACAAGGTTGTTGGTTCTCTGAAGGAATATGAAGCCTTGAGGGAGAGAACTGTCAGTGGGGATCCTGGTCCTCATGTCCATGCGAATAATAATACTGGCGTTGATCCTGACGCTGTGGCTGCTATCCGGAGGCAACGGCTAAGTGAGATTGCATTATGGTTTTGTCCTCATAATACCAGTAGTATAAACAACAATAGCAATGCCGACACAGTTTCACAGGTTGCTTCTGAGCAGCCTTCAAATTTTGTTACTGAAGATGCTGGCCCTGCACAGAGTCCTGCAACCAAGTGGGCCGTGGAAGGCACAGGGATCCTGCTTGCTACTGGCCTGCTTACAATCACCCTTGCGTGGCTGATAGCTCCTCGAGTTGGAAAG AAAACAGCCAAAAGTGGTCTTCACATCCTACTTGGAGGTGTTTGTGCTTTAACAGTGGTTGTTTTTTTCCGCTTT TTTGTGCTTACCAGAATCAAGTACGGACCTGCACGTTATTGGGCAATCTTATTCGTTTTCTGGTTTCTTGTGTTTGCCATATGGGCTTCACGGACACATGGTGCCCATACAACGTGA
- the LOC112733037 gene encoding aldehyde dehydrogenase family 3 member H1 isoform X2: MKSLFLVSFLAPSSAPVGSRPFSQHLTTKCFGKQLHFHSRCVLFSSYTCSATLSVVPDLQEKETFDGEKASLLLKDLRKTFNSGKTKSYEWRISQLEGIAKMLEEKEKEILDALNKDLSKPGLEGYISEVSQAKSSCSEALQELKHWMKPEKVKTSFTTLPSSAEIVSEPLGAVLVISTWNFPFLLSMDPVIGAISAGNAVVLKPSEIAPATSSLLANLIEGYLDNSAIRVVEGAIPETTALLEQKWDKILYTGSARVGRIVMAAAAKHLTPVILELGGKCPAVVDSDVNLQVTARRIIGGKWACNSGQACISVDYIITRKEFAPKLINALKEELKQFFGEDLMESKDMSRIVSPTQFSRLVKLLDEDKVSDKIVFGGQRDEMKLKIAPTIILDVPDDAMVMQEEIFGPIMPIITVENIEDSFGIIKSKPKPLAAYLFTNNEQLKKAYVENISSGGMLINDTVIHVATRGLPFGGVEESGMGCYHGKFSFDSFSHKKSVLYRSFDADSSLRFPPYTPEKEKLLKAIFSGNIIRIILTLLGWS, encoded by the exons ATGAAAAGCCTCTTCCTTGTATCGTTCCTTGCACCAAG CAGTGCCCCAGTTGGAAGCAGACCCTTCTCTCAACATTTAACCACCAAGTGCTTTGGCAAGCAACTTCACTTCCACTCTCGATGTGTTCTTTTCTCTTCATACAC ATGTTCTGCAACGCTATCTGTTGTGCCGGACCTACAAGAAAAGGAAACATTTGATGGAGAGAAGGCTTCTTTGCTTCTCAAAGATCTCAGAAAGACCTTTAATTCGGGGAAGACAAAGAGCTATGAGTGGCGAATTTCACAGTTGGAAGGCATAGCCAAGATGctagaagagaaggagaaggaaattcTTGATGCTCTTAATAAAGACCTTTCTAAACCAGGATTGGAAGGATATATATCTGAG GTTTCCCAGGCAAAATCATCATGTAGTGAAGCACTTCAAGAACTGAAACACTGGATGAAGCCGGAAAAG GTCAAAACTTCATTCACCACATTACCATCATCAGCAGAGATTGTGTCAGAACCATTGGGAGCTGTGTTGGTCATCTCCACATGGAACTTCCCTTTCT TGTTATCAATGGATCCTGTCATTGGAGCCATATCAGCGGGTAACGCAGTGGTCTTGAAACCATCAGAAATTGCTCCGGCAACTTCATCACTACTTGCAAATTTGATTGAAGGTTATCTAGATAACTCTGCAATAAGAGTAGTTGAAGGGGCTATTCCTGAAACAACTGCACTCTTGGAACAGAAGTGGGATAAGATACTTTACACAGGTAGTGCTAGGGTCGGTCGCATTGTCATGGCTGCTGCTGCAAAGCACCTTACACCTGTGATTCTGGAACTCGGCGGAAAGTGTCCAGCTGTTGTTGATTCAGATGTCAATCTACAA GTTACTGCTAGGAGGATAATAGGTGGAAAGTGGGCATGCAATAGTGGACAAGCATGCATTTCTGTTGATTATATCATCACAAGAAAAGAATTTGCTCCAAAACTG ATAAATGCTTTGAAAGAAGAGTTGAAGCAATTCTTTGGCGAAGATCTGATGGAATCAAAAGACATGTCTCGTATTGTGTCCCCGACCCAGTTTTCGCGGCTGGTGAAGCTCTTGGATGAAGATAAAGTATCTGACAAAATTGTTTTTGGAGGTCAGAGGGATGAGATGAAACT AAAGATTGCACCAACTATCATATTGGATGTTCCAGATGATGCAATGGTGATGCAAGAAGAGATATTTGGGCCAATAATGCCAATCATCACT GTAGAAAACATAGAAGATAGCTTTGGCATAATCAAATCTAAGCCAAAACCTCTTGCTGCTTATCTCTTTACAAACAATGAGCAGTTAAAGAAGGCATATGTGGAAAATATATCTTCTGGAGGGATGCTCATCAATGACACTGTCATACAT GTTGCGACTCGTGGTTTGCCTTTTGGAGGAGTTGAAGAAAGTGGAATGGGATGTTACCACGGGAAGTTCTCTTTTGATAGTTTCAGCCATAAGAAGTCTGTCCTCTATAGAAGTTTTGATGCAGATTCATCCTTAAGGTTCCCTCCATATACACCCGAGAAGGAAAAATTGTTGAAGGCCATTTTCAGTGGCAACATTATTCGCATAATTCTTACTTTGCTTGGATGGTCTTAG
- the LOC112733037 gene encoding aldehyde dehydrogenase family 3 member H1 isoform X3 codes for MKSLFLVSFLAPSAPVGSRPFSQHLTTKCFGKQLHFHSRCVLFSSYTCSATLSVVPDLQEKETFDGEKASLLLKDLRKTFNSGKTKSYEWRISQLEGIAKMLEEKEKEILDALNKDLSKPGLEGYISEVSQAKSSCSEALQELKHWMKPEKVKTSFTTLPSSAEIVSEPLGAVLVISTWNFPFLLSMDPVIGAISAGNAVVLKPSEIAPATSSLLANLIEGYLDNSAIRVVEGAIPETTALLEQKWDKILYTGSARVGRIVMAAAAKHLTPVILELGGKCPAVVDSDVNLQVTARRIIGGKWACNSGQACISVDYIITRKEFAPKLINALKEELKQFFGEDLMESKDMSRIVSPTQFSRLVKLLDEDKVSDKIVFGGQRDEMKLKIAPTIILDVPDDAMVMQEEIFGPIMPIITVENIEDSFGIIKSKPKPLAAYLFTNNEQLKKAYVENISSGGMLINDTVIHVATRGLPFGGVEESGMGCYHGKFSFDSFSHKKSVLYRSFDADSSLRFPPYTPEKEKLLKAIFSGNIIRIILTLLGWS; via the exons ATGAAAAGCCTCTTCCTTGTATCGTTCCTTGCACCAAG TGCCCCAGTTGGAAGCAGACCCTTCTCTCAACATTTAACCACCAAGTGCTTTGGCAAGCAACTTCACTTCCACTCTCGATGTGTTCTTTTCTCTTCATACAC ATGTTCTGCAACGCTATCTGTTGTGCCGGACCTACAAGAAAAGGAAACATTTGATGGAGAGAAGGCTTCTTTGCTTCTCAAAGATCTCAGAAAGACCTTTAATTCGGGGAAGACAAAGAGCTATGAGTGGCGAATTTCACAGTTGGAAGGCATAGCCAAGATGctagaagagaaggagaaggaaattcTTGATGCTCTTAATAAAGACCTTTCTAAACCAGGATTGGAAGGATATATATCTGAG GTTTCCCAGGCAAAATCATCATGTAGTGAAGCACTTCAAGAACTGAAACACTGGATGAAGCCGGAAAAG GTCAAAACTTCATTCACCACATTACCATCATCAGCAGAGATTGTGTCAGAACCATTGGGAGCTGTGTTGGTCATCTCCACATGGAACTTCCCTTTCT TGTTATCAATGGATCCTGTCATTGGAGCCATATCAGCGGGTAACGCAGTGGTCTTGAAACCATCAGAAATTGCTCCGGCAACTTCATCACTACTTGCAAATTTGATTGAAGGTTATCTAGATAACTCTGCAATAAGAGTAGTTGAAGGGGCTATTCCTGAAACAACTGCACTCTTGGAACAGAAGTGGGATAAGATACTTTACACAGGTAGTGCTAGGGTCGGTCGCATTGTCATGGCTGCTGCTGCAAAGCACCTTACACCTGTGATTCTGGAACTCGGCGGAAAGTGTCCAGCTGTTGTTGATTCAGATGTCAATCTACAA GTTACTGCTAGGAGGATAATAGGTGGAAAGTGGGCATGCAATAGTGGACAAGCATGCATTTCTGTTGATTATATCATCACAAGAAAAGAATTTGCTCCAAAACTG ATAAATGCTTTGAAAGAAGAGTTGAAGCAATTCTTTGGCGAAGATCTGATGGAATCAAAAGACATGTCTCGTATTGTGTCCCCGACCCAGTTTTCGCGGCTGGTGAAGCTCTTGGATGAAGATAAAGTATCTGACAAAATTGTTTTTGGAGGTCAGAGGGATGAGATGAAACT AAAGATTGCACCAACTATCATATTGGATGTTCCAGATGATGCAATGGTGATGCAAGAAGAGATATTTGGGCCAATAATGCCAATCATCACT GTAGAAAACATAGAAGATAGCTTTGGCATAATCAAATCTAAGCCAAAACCTCTTGCTGCTTATCTCTTTACAAACAATGAGCAGTTAAAGAAGGCATATGTGGAAAATATATCTTCTGGAGGGATGCTCATCAATGACACTGTCATACAT GTTGCGACTCGTGGTTTGCCTTTTGGAGGAGTTGAAGAAAGTGGAATGGGATGTTACCACGGGAAGTTCTCTTTTGATAGTTTCAGCCATAAGAAGTCTGTCCTCTATAGAAGTTTTGATGCAGATTCATCCTTAAGGTTCCCTCCATATACACCCGAGAAGGAAAAATTGTTGAAGGCCATTTTCAGTGGCAACATTATTCGCATAATTCTTACTTTGCTTGGATGGTCTTAG
- the LOC112733037 gene encoding aldehyde dehydrogenase family 3 member H1 isoform X1: protein MKSLFLVSFLAPRYVAESSSCWVSSAPVGSRPFSQHLTTKCFGKQLHFHSRCVLFSSYTCSATLSVVPDLQEKETFDGEKASLLLKDLRKTFNSGKTKSYEWRISQLEGIAKMLEEKEKEILDALNKDLSKPGLEGYISEVSQAKSSCSEALQELKHWMKPEKVKTSFTTLPSSAEIVSEPLGAVLVISTWNFPFLLSMDPVIGAISAGNAVVLKPSEIAPATSSLLANLIEGYLDNSAIRVVEGAIPETTALLEQKWDKILYTGSARVGRIVMAAAAKHLTPVILELGGKCPAVVDSDVNLQVTARRIIGGKWACNSGQACISVDYIITRKEFAPKLINALKEELKQFFGEDLMESKDMSRIVSPTQFSRLVKLLDEDKVSDKIVFGGQRDEMKLKIAPTIILDVPDDAMVMQEEIFGPIMPIITVENIEDSFGIIKSKPKPLAAYLFTNNEQLKKAYVENISSGGMLINDTVIHVATRGLPFGGVEESGMGCYHGKFSFDSFSHKKSVLYRSFDADSSLRFPPYTPEKEKLLKAIFSGNIIRIILTLLGWS from the exons ATGAAAAGCCTCTTCCTTGTATCGTTCCTTGCACCAAG ATATGTTGCTGAAAGTTCCTCGTGTTGGGTTAGCAGTGCCCCAGTTGGAAGCAGACCCTTCTCTCAACATTTAACCACCAAGTGCTTTGGCAAGCAACTTCACTTCCACTCTCGATGTGTTCTTTTCTCTTCATACAC ATGTTCTGCAACGCTATCTGTTGTGCCGGACCTACAAGAAAAGGAAACATTTGATGGAGAGAAGGCTTCTTTGCTTCTCAAAGATCTCAGAAAGACCTTTAATTCGGGGAAGACAAAGAGCTATGAGTGGCGAATTTCACAGTTGGAAGGCATAGCCAAGATGctagaagagaaggagaaggaaattcTTGATGCTCTTAATAAAGACCTTTCTAAACCAGGATTGGAAGGATATATATCTGAG GTTTCCCAGGCAAAATCATCATGTAGTGAAGCACTTCAAGAACTGAAACACTGGATGAAGCCGGAAAAG GTCAAAACTTCATTCACCACATTACCATCATCAGCAGAGATTGTGTCAGAACCATTGGGAGCTGTGTTGGTCATCTCCACATGGAACTTCCCTTTCT TGTTATCAATGGATCCTGTCATTGGAGCCATATCAGCGGGTAACGCAGTGGTCTTGAAACCATCAGAAATTGCTCCGGCAACTTCATCACTACTTGCAAATTTGATTGAAGGTTATCTAGATAACTCTGCAATAAGAGTAGTTGAAGGGGCTATTCCTGAAACAACTGCACTCTTGGAACAGAAGTGGGATAAGATACTTTACACAGGTAGTGCTAGGGTCGGTCGCATTGTCATGGCTGCTGCTGCAAAGCACCTTACACCTGTGATTCTGGAACTCGGCGGAAAGTGTCCAGCTGTTGTTGATTCAGATGTCAATCTACAA GTTACTGCTAGGAGGATAATAGGTGGAAAGTGGGCATGCAATAGTGGACAAGCATGCATTTCTGTTGATTATATCATCACAAGAAAAGAATTTGCTCCAAAACTG ATAAATGCTTTGAAAGAAGAGTTGAAGCAATTCTTTGGCGAAGATCTGATGGAATCAAAAGACATGTCTCGTATTGTGTCCCCGACCCAGTTTTCGCGGCTGGTGAAGCTCTTGGATGAAGATAAAGTATCTGACAAAATTGTTTTTGGAGGTCAGAGGGATGAGATGAAACT AAAGATTGCACCAACTATCATATTGGATGTTCCAGATGATGCAATGGTGATGCAAGAAGAGATATTTGGGCCAATAATGCCAATCATCACT GTAGAAAACATAGAAGATAGCTTTGGCATAATCAAATCTAAGCCAAAACCTCTTGCTGCTTATCTCTTTACAAACAATGAGCAGTTAAAGAAGGCATATGTGGAAAATATATCTTCTGGAGGGATGCTCATCAATGACACTGTCATACAT GTTGCGACTCGTGGTTTGCCTTTTGGAGGAGTTGAAGAAAGTGGAATGGGATGTTACCACGGGAAGTTCTCTTTTGATAGTTTCAGCCATAAGAAGTCTGTCCTCTATAGAAGTTTTGATGCAGATTCATCCTTAAGGTTCCCTCCATATACACCCGAGAAGGAAAAATTGTTGAAGGCCATTTTCAGTGGCAACATTATTCGCATAATTCTTACTTTGCTTGGATGGTCTTAG
- the LOC112733039 gene encoding aspartic proteinase Asp1, translating into MGRLVVLVVTVMVLNLSSPCSAWFGFGNKQKTSKNSILPAQPSIINRAAHGSSIIIPLYGNVYPVGFYNVTLSIGQPPRSYFLDVDTGSDLTWLQCDAPCSHCSETPHPLYKPSNDFVPCQDPLCASLQPSDDYECESPDQCDYQIDYADQYSTLGALVNDVYLLNFTNDVQLKVRMALGCGYDQTFSPSYHPLDGILGIGRGKTSLVSQLNGQGLVQNVVGHCLSSQGGGYVFFGNVYGSFRVSWTPMSSTDSKHYSAGPAELAFGGKKSRSGSLTVLFDTGSSYTYFNSKAYKALISWLKKELHKVPISVAADDQTLPICWRGKKPFQSIREVKRYFKPLALTFSNAGKVKTLFEIPLEGYLILSSMGNVCLGILNGSEVGLGDLNIIGDISMQDKVMVFDNEKHLIGWAPADCTRLPRSRAFGISSY; encoded by the exons ATGGGACGGTTGGTTGTGTTGGTTGTGACAGTTATGGTTTTGAACCTGTCAAGTCCTTGCTCAGCATGGTTTGGTTTTGGCAACAAACAAAAGACTTCAAAGAACTCTATCCTGCCAGCTCAGCCCTCCATCATCAACCGTGCTGCCCATGGTTCCTCCATTATCATCCCACTTTACGGCAATGTTTATCCTGTTGG GTTCTATAATGTTACTCTCAGCATTGGGCAGCCACCAAGGTCCTATTTTCTGGATGTTGACACCGGTAGTGACCTCACATGGCTTCAATGTGATGCCCCTTGTTCCCATTGCTCTGAG ACTCCCCATCCACTGTACAAGCCCAGCAATGATTTTGTGCCGTGTCAAGATCCCCTATGCGCGTCGTTGCAGCCGAGTGATGACTACGAATGTGAAAGCCCTGATCAGTGTGACTATCAGATTGATTATGCGGATCAGTACTCAACACTTGGTGCACTTGTCAATGATGTCTATCTTCTCAACTTCACCAATGATGTCCAACTTAAAGTTCGGATGGCACTTGG ATGTGGATATGATCAGACTTTTTCGCCTTCTTACCACCCGTTAGACGGAATACTTGGGATTGGCAGGGGAAAAACCAGCTTGGTGTCACAGCTGAATGGTCAGGGCTTGGTGCAAAATGTTGTTGGACACTGCTTAAGTTCCCAAGGAGGAGGATATGTTTTCTTCGGAAATGTCTATGGTTCTTTTCGAGTGAGCTGGACTCCAATGTCATCCACAGATTC AAAACATTACTCAGCAGGGCCAGCTGAACTTGCTTTTGGAGGAAAGAAGAGTCGTTCTGGAAGCCTAACTGTGCTTTTCGACACTGGCAGTTCTTACACTTACTTCAACTCCAAGGCTTACAAAGCTCTCATTTCTTGG TTGAAGAAGGAATTGCACAAAGTACCCATAAGTGTAGCAGCTGATGATCAAACCTTACCAATATGCTGGCGTGGTAAAAAACCTTTCCAGAGCATACGTGAAGTGAAGAGATACTTTAAGCCGCTGGCGCTTACTTTTAGCAATGCTGGAAAAGTTAAAACTCTGTTTGAGATCCCTCTTGAAGGTTATCTGATACTATCA AGCATGGGAAATGTTTGCCTGGGAATTCTGAATGGCTCTGAAGTAGGGTTGGGAGATCTCAACATAATTGGAG ACATATCCATGCAAGACAAAGTGATGGTATTCGACAATGAGAAGCACTTAATTGGTTGGGCACCTGCAGATTGTACTCGTCTTCCAAGATCAAGAGCTTTCGGTATTTCATCAtactga